The following proteins come from a genomic window of Thermosinus carboxydivorans Nor1:
- a CDS encoding flagellar basal body-associated FliL family protein → MADNGRKIPLFMIIALIVVGLVLAGGVSYYIATKVIASQTTEKKQAREPGTFIKLGDPKEGLILNIGGVNSGRYLKIGIILEVKPDKKAPPKEGKNPSPDEIKMLDTVIFVLRSQKVEDFEPAKQEALKELIKNEVNKALGEERVLDVYITNFVLQ, encoded by the coding sequence ATGGCAGATAATGGAAGAAAAATTCCGCTGTTTATGATCATTGCCCTGATTGTTGTGGGGTTAGTATTAGCCGGTGGTGTTTCGTATTATATTGCAACTAAAGTAATAGCCAGCCAAACAACGGAAAAAAAACAAGCCCGTGAACCGGGTACATTTATTAAACTTGGCGACCCCAAAGAAGGCTTGATTTTAAACATAGGCGGCGTAAATAGCGGCCGGTACCTAAAAATTGGTATCATCCTTGAAGTCAAACCGGACAAGAAAGCGCCTCCGAAAGAAGGAAAAAACCCGTCGCCTGATGAAATAAAAATGCTGGATACTGTTATTTTTGTTTTACGTTCGCAAAAAGTGGAAGATTTTGAACCTGCTAAACAGGAAGCGCTGAAGGAACTGATCAAAAATGAGGTTAACAAAGCGCTGGGTGAGGAACGAGTACTAGACGTATATATTACTAACTTTGTTCTCCAGTAA
- the fliR gene encoding flagellar biosynthetic protein FliR, whose product MDVITIMQSQLGFFLLIFTRVTGILTTAPILGSRNIPVYTKAGFALILSYILTPIVVQRSHIIVPDQFGAYVFLVIGELLIGLILGYISSMIFYAVQMAGQLLDMQIGFGIVNIIDPQSGQQLPLIGNFKYIFSLLVFFATNGHHILLSALFTSFKTVPVGAAVFRPQLADLVIDITFSVLIIALKISLPILVAIFLTDIAMGILARIMPQMNIFIVGIPGKIIVGIFMLALTLPFYITLLEVGFSAMYKDIYRLLLTFS is encoded by the coding sequence TTGGACGTTATTACAATAATGCAATCACAACTAGGTTTTTTTTTATTAATTTTTACCAGGGTGACCGGTATTTTGACAACTGCCCCCATTTTGGGCAGTCGTAATATTCCCGTTTATACTAAAGCCGGTTTTGCCCTTATTCTTAGTTATATTTTGACCCCAATTGTTGTGCAGCGCAGCCATATTATTGTCCCTGACCAATTTGGGGCTTATGTCTTTCTGGTTATAGGTGAATTACTTATTGGGCTTATTCTCGGTTATATCAGTTCAATGATCTTTTATGCGGTCCAAATGGCAGGCCAATTACTGGATATGCAAATCGGTTTTGGCATAGTAAATATCATTGATCCGCAATCAGGCCAACAGTTGCCGCTGATTGGCAACTTTAAATATATTTTTTCCCTTCTGGTCTTTTTTGCCACAAATGGGCATCATATCCTGCTTTCTGCGTTATTTACCAGCTTTAAAACAGTTCCCGTCGGTGCGGCGGTTTTTCGCCCACAATTGGCTGATTTGGTCATTGATATCACTTTTAGTGTTTTAATTATTGCGTTAAAAATTAGCTTACCTATACTGGTAGCTATATTTTTAACCGATATAGCTATGGGTATTTTAGCCCGGATTATGCCACAAATGAATATTTTTATCGTAGGCATACCTGGCAAAATTATTGTTGGTATTTTTATGCTTGCTTTGACTTTGCCTTTTTATATTACGTTACTGGAGGTAGGGTTTAGTGCAATGTATAAGGACATTTACCGCCTCCTACTCACTTTTTCCTAA
- a CDS encoding flagellar hook-length control protein FliK, which translates to MNMVIALLNMNTEAPVVGIQPREIKTAAGQLGKSLNFAEIFGQIVNVQPVSAGSGMEKQEQKEGDLMPPTPAMVQGTSSLVTPWVFLTPQSVLAEEQQINRTIGCSSAIATGLGGSGLEQKVPFNIRTASSLFLPLISTDAPTSSQATAAIEAVGVLPSAYVLQAEKVMNQYAAQPTVAQLTVASTIALNNVAAMLGCGISQYPQLQTASGKTTSQVWPDNGKGSGRPGAPMPVLGENVMSGLDIMPDDFTKPMQVVQPLFIASSEAGETAWREFTGEPAGQKQERLLPTTKPEHVDNSTSFFTGVIEQLNPSSFAHVTTPVNPASSTQTIHDPYKVVEQVVAQARLRLRADNSEMVIHLKPEHLGELTLKVAVENGGTVTASFHSTNPEVRSIIEASLPELKQELINQGFKVEYVGVYAGLNHSFMSDQRDQRQHIFAKAGLRKNMHQLAAVAAMETHEASYIAPAASGIDYRV; encoded by the coding sequence ATGAATATGGTAATAGCTTTATTAAACATGAACACCGAAGCGCCAGTGGTAGGAATTCAGCCACGAGAAATTAAAACTGCAGCCGGTCAATTAGGAAAGTCGCTCAATTTCGCAGAAATATTTGGTCAAATAGTGAATGTTCAGCCAGTTTCTGCAGGCAGCGGGATGGAAAAACAGGAGCAAAAGGAAGGCGATTTAATGCCTCCTACGCCGGCAATGGTGCAAGGGACGTCGTCACTAGTAACGCCATGGGTATTTTTAACACCGCAGTCGGTGTTGGCGGAAGAACAACAGATTAACAGGACAATTGGATGTTCTTCTGCTATTGCCACCGGCTTGGGGGGTTCTGGGCTAGAACAGAAGGTACCTTTTAATATAAGGACGGCAAGCAGCCTATTTTTGCCGCTAATCAGTACAGATGCTCCGACTTCGTCGCAGGCAACGGCAGCAATCGAGGCAGTTGGCGTTCTTCCTTCGGCATATGTGCTACAAGCTGAAAAGGTAATGAACCAATACGCAGCACAGCCAACAGTTGCACAGCTAACAGTTGCCAGTACTATTGCCTTAAACAATGTGGCAGCTATGCTAGGTTGCGGAATAAGCCAGTATCCCCAACTTCAGACCGCAAGTGGGAAAACGACATCGCAGGTATGGCCTGATAACGGTAAGGGGAGTGGGAGACCTGGCGCGCCTATGCCGGTTTTGGGAGAAAATGTAATGTCTGGGTTGGATATAATGCCAGACGATTTTACGAAACCCATGCAAGTTGTTCAACCGCTATTTATTGCAAGCAGCGAGGCAGGGGAAACAGCTTGGCGAGAATTTACCGGCGAGCCGGCAGGGCAAAAACAGGAACGATTATTGCCGACAACAAAGCCGGAACATGTTGATAATTCTACCAGCTTTTTTACCGGCGTAATTGAACAGTTAAACCCTTCTTCCTTTGCTCACGTTACGACGCCAGTTAATCCAGCTTCGTCGACCCAAACCATTCATGATCCTTATAAAGTAGTGGAACAAGTAGTGGCCCAAGCGCGACTACGTTTGCGGGCAGACAACTCCGAAATGGTTATTCATTTGAAACCCGAACATCTTGGGGAGCTAACTTTGAAGGTTGCGGTAGAAAACGGTGGAACGGTTACAGCTAGTTTCCATAGTACCAATCCCGAAGTTCGCAGTATTATCGAGGCTTCGTTGCCTGAGCTAAAACAAGAATTAATCAATCAAGGGTTTAAAGTTGAATATGTGGGCGTATACGCCGGGCTTAATCACTCTTTTATGAGTGATCAACGCGACCAGCGTCAGCATATTTTTGCAAAAGCCGGTTTACGGAAAAATATGCATCAGCTTGCGGCGGTTGCCGCTATGGAAACTCACGAAGCATCTTATATTGCCCCTGCCGCTTCCGGCATTGACTATCGGGTATAG
- the fliQ gene encoding flagellar biosynthesis protein FliQ, whose product MSGDLAIQIGRDALMMVMLVSAPMLGLGLLVGIIISIFQATTQIQEQTLSFVPKIIAVFVAILLFGPWMLSLMVDYTRQIFISLPNLIR is encoded by the coding sequence ATGTCTGGTGACTTGGCTATCCAGATCGGGCGTGACGCCTTAATGATGGTAATGCTGGTATCGGCTCCCATGCTGGGATTAGGCCTTTTGGTTGGTATTATTATTAGTATATTTCAGGCTACAACTCAAATTCAGGAACAGACACTCAGTTTTGTTCCCAAGATAATTGCTGTATTTGTAGCCATTCTTCTATTTGGTCCTTGGATGTTAAGCTTAATGGTTGATTATACGCGACAAATTTTTATAAGCTTGCCGAACTTAATTCGGTAG
- the fliM gene encoding flagellar motor switch protein FliM, which produces MAGSDVLSQAEIDELLSALSTGIVSAEEIKSEQKERKIKVYDFKRPDKFSKDQIRTLYMLHENFARLINTYLSAHLRTLVHINVASVDQLTYEEFIRSLPNPSVISIFQMPPLKGNVILELNPNIVFAVIDRLFGGTGVAPVKPRPLTDIEEAIIRRVLAKMLEGFQEAWKQVVAVEPRIGAIETNPQFAQIVPPSDMVVIITLQAKIGQAEGLINVCIPYLVLEPIMSKLTTTFWVALGTTKQVTQENITTLQRKLQRTSVPVIVELGRATVTVQDLLDLAVGDVLQLESRFDGELSVIIGQREKFKCKPGLVGGKVAVQITEVMLKGDENDE; this is translated from the coding sequence ATGGCCGGGTCTGACGTTTTGTCCCAAGCGGAGATTGATGAACTTTTATCAGCGCTATCTACTGGGATAGTGTCCGCCGAAGAGATCAAAAGTGAACAAAAAGAGCGCAAGATAAAAGTATATGACTTTAAACGTCCCGATAAATTTTCTAAGGATCAGATCCGTACTCTTTATATGCTTCATGAAAACTTTGCCCGGCTTATCAATACTTATCTCTCCGCTCATCTTCGGACGCTTGTTCATATAAATGTTGCTTCGGTTGACCAGTTAACATATGAGGAGTTTATCAGATCGTTACCCAATCCGAGTGTTATTAGCATTTTTCAAATGCCACCGCTTAAGGGCAATGTTATTTTGGAATTAAATCCTAATATTGTGTTTGCTGTTATTGATCGGCTTTTTGGCGGCACTGGTGTTGCGCCAGTTAAACCGCGGCCGCTGACAGATATTGAGGAAGCTATTATCCGCCGGGTTCTGGCCAAAATGCTGGAAGGTTTTCAGGAAGCGTGGAAACAGGTGGTAGCCGTCGAGCCACGTATTGGAGCGATCGAGACTAATCCACAATTTGCCCAAATTGTACCGCCCAGTGATATGGTTGTTATCATTACCTTGCAGGCTAAAATTGGTCAGGCCGAAGGACTTATCAATGTTTGTATTCCATATTTGGTTCTTGAACCAATCATGTCAAAATTGACGACGACCTTCTGGGTAGCTTTGGGGACGACCAAGCAAGTTACTCAAGAAAATATAACGACTCTGCAGAGGAAGCTGCAGCGCACGTCTGTCCCGGTTATTGTTGAATTAGGACGAGCTACAGTAACGGTGCAGGACCTTTTAGACCTTGCCGTTGGTGATGTGCTGCAGCTCGAAAGCCGGTTCGACGGCGAGCTTAGTGTTATCATTGGGCAACGCGAAAAATTCAAGTGTAAGCCTGGCCTTGTTGGCGGAAAGGTTGCCGTGCAAATTACCGAAGTTATGTTGAAAGGAGATGAAAATGATGAGTGA
- the fliY gene encoding flagellar motor switch phosphatase FliY: MSDGFLSQEEIDALLRGEQLASPVVPELDDMAKDALGEIGNICMGSAATTLSILLGRRVSITTPQVSVTTLNEIKRQYPLPYLVIEVYYSHGILGTNLLAIRQQDALIIADLMMGGDGSNPPTELNDLYMSAVSEAMNQMMGSTATSMSTVFKKKVDISPPQVNVFDFGVDGNISAMAAGDEPIVSVSFRMEVEDLIDSEIMQIIPINVAKEMVESLMAAIQPTPKTTTSAAPNAATSTPQPVMAPARETNFAQAQQAAALPKTHQPLTNVTVQPVQFAPLKPTTPTTSDTNINLIMDVPLQVTVELGRTRKLIREILELGPGSVVELDKLAGEPVDILVNGKLIAKGEVVVIDENFGVRITEIVSPLERANNLQ, from the coding sequence ATGAGTGACGGTTTTCTGTCCCAAGAAGAAATTGACGCTCTGCTACGCGGCGAGCAACTTGCATCTCCTGTCGTGCCTGAACTTGACGATATGGCAAAGGACGCTCTTGGAGAAATCGGTAACATTTGCATGGGCAGCGCGGCTACAACCTTGTCTATTTTGCTTGGAAGGCGTGTTTCGATTACGACCCCGCAGGTTTCTGTTACGACTTTAAACGAGATCAAGCGGCAGTATCCGCTGCCATACCTGGTAATTGAGGTTTATTATTCCCATGGGATTTTAGGTACTAACTTGTTAGCTATCCGACAACAAGATGCGTTAATTATTGCCGATCTTATGATGGGTGGCGATGGCTCAAACCCACCTACCGAGCTGAACGATTTATATATGAGCGCCGTTTCCGAAGCAATGAATCAAATGATGGGCTCTACCGCTACATCTATGTCCACCGTCTTTAAAAAGAAAGTTGATATCTCGCCGCCGCAAGTAAATGTTTTCGACTTTGGCGTAGATGGGAATATTAGCGCAATGGCGGCTGGTGATGAACCAATCGTAAGCGTGTCTTTTCGGATGGAAGTAGAAGATTTGATCGACAGCGAAATTATGCAAATTATTCCGATTAATGTTGCCAAGGAAATGGTAGAAAGTCTGATGGCTGCCATCCAGCCTACACCAAAAACCACGACGTCGGCAGCGCCCAATGCTGCAACCTCTACGCCTCAACCGGTAATGGCGCCGGCAAGGGAAACTAATTTTGCCCAGGCGCAACAAGCGGCAGCTCTGCCCAAAACGCATCAACCGCTTACTAATGTTACCGTCCAACCAGTGCAGTTTGCTCCCTTGAAACCGACTACCCCTACTACTAGCGATACAAATATTAATCTTATTATGGATGTACCTTTGCAGGTTACCGTTGAACTCGGACGCACGCGCAAACTTATCCGGGAAATTTTAGAGCTGGGTCCCGGTTCCGTGGTGGAACTTGATAAACTCGCTGGAGAACCGGTTGACATTTTGGTAAACGGTAAGCTTATTGCCAAGGGAGAAGTAGTAGTAATTGATGAGAATTTTGGCGTACGGATTACGGAAATTGTCAGTCCGCTTGAACGGGCGAACAATTTACAGTAG
- a CDS encoding flagellar FlbD family protein, translated as MIKLTRFKSGNHEFVLNADLIETVEETPDTVITLTTGKKLIVEESMNEVVRRVMEYRRAINRNFR; from the coding sequence ATGATTAAATTGACCAGGTTTAAGAGCGGCAATCATGAATTCGTGCTTAATGCGGATTTAATTGAAACCGTGGAAGAAACGCCGGATACGGTGATTACGCTCACTACCGGTAAAAAGCTCATTGTGGAAGAGTCGATGAATGAAGTGGTGCGCAGGGTAATGGAGTACCGTCGGGCTATTAACCGGAATTTCCGTTAA
- a CDS encoding TIGR02530 family flagellar biosynthesis protein — protein sequence MADNRIYYPQRPIGLPNSSAPTPGKQSTAPVQGGSSFGQVLEQYLTDIKFSQHALQRLQSRNIQLNQTELVKLNSAVEKAARKGAKESLILMDNLALVVSIRNKTVITAIDGASIKENVFTNIDSAVIV from the coding sequence ATGGCGGATAACCGCATTTATTACCCGCAGCGACCGATCGGGCTACCCAATTCGTCAGCGCCAACACCGGGAAAACAGTCGACGGCGCCTGTTCAGGGCGGTTCAAGTTTTGGCCAGGTGTTGGAGCAATATTTAACAGATATCAAATTTTCTCAACATGCTCTTCAACGGTTGCAGAGCCGCAATATCCAGCTAAACCAGACCGAGTTGGTAAAATTAAATAGTGCGGTGGAAAAAGCGGCGCGGAAAGGGGCTAAAGAGTCGCTCATATTAATGGATAACCTTGCTTTGGTTGTAAGTATCAGGAATAAAACGGTTATTACCGCAATTGATGGCGCAAGTATAAAAGAAAACGTTTTTACCAATATTGACAGCGCCGTCATTGTATAG
- a CDS encoding flagellar hook protein FlgE codes for MMRSLFAGVSGLRNHQTRMDVIGNNIANVNTIGFKASRVNFQDILSQTMQGASSGIGNQGGTNPIQIGLGVSIASIDTIFTDGSFQPTGKQTDLSIQGKGFFVLSPDGGKTEVFTRAGNFDFDRLGNFIVPGTGYKVVGWKADSNGNIDTDPSKRTTIDIPVGTQMPAQATKAITFANNLSADAANGTTVKVSYDIYDNLGKRYTLPVVFTKTGDTTWDYTISNTSEYTVATLPATSVTGRLTFDAATGKLSSTTPPTVTTIDISYTTPAQKVSGIQLKFDQVTQYGGDTTLQIVDQDGYPPGSLEGVTIDPNGVIVGRFSNGKTRNLAQVALATFNNPAGLTKIGDSLYAVSSNSGTPEIGVTGSGGRGKLNPGTLEMSNVDLAQEFSNMIITQRGFQANSKIISVTDEMLQELANLKR; via the coding sequence ATGATGCGTTCATTATTTGCCGGCGTTTCCGGTTTAAGAAATCACCAGACAAGGATGGATGTTATCGGTAACAATATTGCCAATGTCAACACCATTGGTTTTAAGGCTAGCCGCGTAAACTTTCAGGATATTTTAAGCCAGACCATGCAAGGAGCTTCGTCGGGAATAGGCAACCAAGGTGGTACTAACCCCATCCAAATTGGCTTAGGGGTGAGTATTGCCAGCATTGATACCATTTTTACCGACGGCAGCTTCCAGCCGACGGGCAAGCAGACTGACCTATCGATTCAAGGGAAAGGCTTTTTTGTTTTATCTCCTGATGGCGGCAAGACGGAAGTATTTACCCGGGCAGGTAATTTTGACTTCGACAGATTAGGTAATTTTATCGTGCCGGGAACAGGTTATAAGGTTGTCGGCTGGAAAGCTGACAGCAACGGTAATATCGATACCGATCCGTCCAAACGGACGACCATCGATATACCGGTCGGAACCCAAATGCCGGCTCAGGCAACGAAGGCAATCACTTTTGCCAATAATTTGAGTGCGGACGCGGCAAACGGTACAACCGTGAAGGTCAGTTATGATATTTATGACAATCTAGGCAAACGCTATACGTTGCCAGTTGTGTTTACAAAAACTGGTGATACCACTTGGGATTATACTATTTCTAACACCAGTGAATATACTGTTGCAACCTTACCGGCTACTAGCGTTACAGGCAGGCTTACTTTTGATGCTGCTACTGGTAAACTGTCATCAACAACGCCTCCTACCGTTACTACCATCGATATTAGTTATACGACCCCGGCTCAAAAAGTGAGCGGTATCCAATTAAAGTTTGACCAGGTTACCCAATATGGCGGCGATACTACGCTACAAATTGTTGACCAAGACGGGTATCCTCCCGGTAGTCTCGAAGGTGTTACCATTGACCCCAATGGGGTAATCGTTGGCCGTTTTAGTAATGGCAAAACAAGAAATCTGGCGCAGGTTGCTCTGGCGACGTTCAATAACCCAGCCGGTTTAACCAAAATAGGCGATAGCCTGTACGCCGTTTCCAGCAACTCCGGAACGCCAGAGATCGGCGTGACAGGCAGCGGCGGCCGCGGCAAGCTTAACCCTGGTACTCTGGAAATGTCCAATGTTGATTTAGCTCAAGAATTTAGCAATATGATCATCACTCAGCGCGGTTTTCAGGCCAATTCGAAGATTATTTCCGTTACGGACGAAATGCTGCAAGAGCTGGCAAATCTCAAGCGCTAA
- the fliP gene encoding flagellar type III secretion system pore protein FliP (The bacterial flagellar biogenesis protein FliP forms a type III secretion system (T3SS)-type pore required for flagellar assembly.) — protein sequence MLFAVMAAWLSVIATAQAAPLVPVPNLNIGVTSAENPKDVALSLQVLFTLTVLSLAPSILIMMTSFTRIIIVLSFLRSALATQQTPPNQVLIGLALFLTFYTMSPYWDQINQNALQPYLAGTISQDTAMSEAMKPLRQFMLKQTRENDLALFVNLSEGPRPNSPEDITTSTLIPAFIISELKTAFQIGFLIYIPFIVIDMVVASTLMSMGMMMVPPVMISLPFKLLLFILVDGWHLIIRSLITSFN from the coding sequence ATGCTTTTCGCGGTGATGGCGGCGTGGCTGTCGGTAATTGCGACGGCACAGGCAGCACCACTTGTTCCGGTACCCAATTTGAATATTGGCGTAACTTCCGCCGAAAATCCCAAGGATGTTGCCCTTAGTCTGCAGGTTCTGTTTACTCTGACAGTTCTGTCGTTGGCACCATCCATTTTAATTATGATGACATCTTTCACCAGGATTATCATTGTGCTGTCTTTTTTGCGGAGCGCTCTCGCCACTCAACAGACACCGCCCAATCAGGTTTTAATTGGTTTGGCATTATTTTTGACTTTTTATACAATGTCTCCTTACTGGGATCAAATCAACCAGAACGCCCTTCAACCATATCTGGCGGGGACAATTTCCCAAGATACGGCTATGAGCGAAGCAATGAAGCCGTTGCGCCAATTTATGTTAAAACAGACACGGGAAAACGATTTGGCGTTATTCGTTAATCTTTCCGAAGGGCCGCGGCCTAATTCGCCGGAAGACATTACAACTTCTACCCTCATTCCTGCGTTTATTATCAGCGAATTGAAAACAGCTTTTCAAATTGGATTTTTAATTTATATCCCGTTTATCGTTATTGACATGGTAGTTGCCAGCACACTGATGTCCATGGGGATGATGATGGTGCCGCCTGTTATGATTTCACTGCCGTTTAAACTTTTGCTGTTTATACTGGTAGACGGGTGGCATTTAATTATTCGCTCCTTAATTACGAGCTTCAATTAG
- a CDS encoding response regulator, giving the protein MAAKILIVDDAAFMRMMIKDILTKNGYEVVGEAENGLKAIEKYQELRPDLTTMDITMPEMDGITAVKQIKKIDPAAKIIMCSAMGQQAMVIEAIQSGARDFIVKPFQPDRVLEAVRKAVG; this is encoded by the coding sequence ATGGCTGCCAAAATTTTAATTGTTGATGATGCTGCTTTTATGCGAATGATGATTAAAGACATCTTAACCAAAAACGGTTACGAAGTAGTCGGCGAAGCAGAGAACGGTCTTAAAGCCATTGAGAAATATCAGGAACTGCGTCCAGATCTTACCACTATGGACATAACCATGCCTGAGATGGACGGCATTACTGCTGTTAAACAAATCAAAAAGATTGACCCTGCTGCTAAGATTATTATGTGCAGTGCCATGGGACAACAAGCCATGGTCATTGAAGCCATTCAATCGGGTGCCCGAGATTTTATTGTTAAACCTTTTCAACCTGACCGGGTACTGGAAGCTGTGCGCAAAGCAGTTGGTTGA
- the fliO gene encoding flagellar biosynthetic protein FliO codes for MFRLKKISGVIIILILVVLFVGGQAWAQEPGGEFLKYKDPEPPSTSVLSTLAYIFSLIVVFLVVIVLAYLASRVLGQKIGGFTAAGNQKILTTLLLGPGKAVYVVDIAGKVLVLGVTDHSVNLLQEITSAEEIDKLRSLGSAAGSDGFKLVLQRQMATLQQMSDKFPLVFGNDRLSSPNEKASENRKR; via the coding sequence ATGTTTAGGCTAAAAAAAATTAGTGGAGTTATTATTATCCTAATCCTGGTTGTTTTGTTCGTTGGCGGTCAAGCATGGGCCCAGGAACCCGGTGGGGAGTTTCTTAAATACAAAGATCCTGAGCCGCCGTCCACGTCCGTTCTTTCGACTTTGGCCTATATATTCTCACTAATTGTTGTTTTTTTAGTGGTAATTGTTTTGGCGTATTTGGCTTCGCGAGTTTTGGGGCAAAAAATCGGCGGTTTTACGGCAGCAGGGAATCAAAAAATTCTTACTACATTATTGCTTGGGCCAGGCAAGGCGGTCTATGTAGTAGACATTGCCGGAAAAGTCCTGGTGCTGGGAGTAACCGATCATTCCGTTAACTTGCTTCAAGAAATTACTTCCGCCGAAGAAATTGATAAACTTCGCTCGCTTGGCAGCGCTGCTGGCTCGGATGGATTTAAGCTAGTGCTGCAGCGGCAAATGGCAACACTACAACAGATGTCGGATAAATTTCCCTTGGTTTTTGGTAATGACCGGCTAAGCTCGCCCAACGAAAAAGCAAGCGAGAACAGGAAGAGGTAA
- the flgD gene encoding flagellar hook assembly protein FlgD, with amino-acid sequence MASVSSVTVTSSATGESSSSVKKNDQLGKDDFLKLLVAQLRYQDPMKPMEDKEFIAQMAQFSSLEQIQNLNSTMVTMQAMGLIGKTVRWQNENGAEQAGNVRAVKISDRQPYIVVGDTTVELSKIQVVEESTKGGS; translated from the coding sequence ATGGCATCTGTTAGTAGTGTGACTGTGACCAGTAGTGCTACAGGAGAAAGCAGCTCGTCAGTTAAGAAAAACGACCAACTGGGCAAAGACGATTTTTTAAAGCTGCTGGTAGCGCAACTTAGGTATCAAGATCCTATGAAGCCCATGGAAGATAAGGAGTTTATCGCCCAAATGGCACAGTTTTCCAGCTTGGAGCAAATACAGAATCTCAACTCTACTATGGTTACTATGCAGGCTATGGGCTTGATAGGCAAGACAGTCCGGTGGCAGAATGAAAATGGCGCCGAACAGGCCGGAAATGTTCGCGCCGTAAAAATTAGCGACAGACAGCCGTATATAGTTGTGGGCGATACTACCGTTGAATTGAGTAAAATTCAAGTGGTAGAGGAGAGCACAAAAGGAGGTTCATGA
- a CDS encoding flagellar motor protein produces the protein MDLMTILGLALGLTALLLSVVLEGGHITSLFSLPAFVLVFGGTIGATAVCFTLEELKSVPALLRIAFKEEKYDTGQLIATLVGFAEKARREGLLALEEDLAGIEDNFLQKGMQLVIDGTDAELVRSIMETELTFIQERHHKAASIFETAGGYAPTMGIIGTVMGLVHVLGNLTDTESLGPAIATAFIATLYGVASANIFFLPIGAKLKNRSSRQVLFHEVTLEGILSVQAGDNPRIVAEKLAAFLAPKQREIMKRDKSEA, from the coding sequence ATGGACTTAATGACAATTCTTGGCCTGGCATTGGGCTTGACGGCACTGCTCCTGTCCGTCGTTCTGGAGGGCGGCCATATTACCAGTCTGTTTAGTTTACCGGCATTTGTGCTGGTGTTTGGCGGTACTATCGGCGCAACGGCCGTCTGTTTTACCCTGGAGGAGTTAAAAAGTGTTCCCGCTTTGCTGCGCATCGCGTTTAAAGAAGAAAAATATGATACCGGGCAACTAATTGCTACGCTGGTAGGCTTTGCCGAAAAGGCGCGACGGGAAGGTCTGCTGGCGTTGGAAGAAGATTTGGCCGGTATTGAGGATAATTTTTTACAGAAAGGCATGCAACTAGTTATTGACGGTACAGATGCAGAATTGGTTCGCAGCATTATGGAAACTGAACTGACGTTTATCCAAGAACGTCATCATAAGGCAGCCAGTATATTTGAAACAGCGGGAGGTTATGCGCCTACTATGGGCATAATCGGGACGGTTATGGGGCTTGTTCATGTGCTGGGAAATCTTACCGATACGGAGTCGCTAGGACCGGCGATTGCCACTGCCTTCATTGCAACCCTATACGGGGTTGCCAGCGCCAATATTTTTTTCTTGCCGATCGGCGCTAAACTAAAAAACCGCAGCTCGCGCCAAGTTCTGTTTCATGAAGTGACACTGGAAGGTATACTGTCAGTACAGGCGGGTGACAATCCGCGAATTGTGGCGGAAAAACTGGCAGCCTTTTTAGCGCCCAAACAGCGGGAAATAATGAAACGGGATAAAAGCGAAGCGTAG